From the genome of Periplaneta americana isolate PAMFEO1 chromosome 17, P.americana_PAMFEO1_priV1, whole genome shotgun sequence:
GGTTTCACGCCCTAGTGTACGCGTGAATGCCTATTGAGATATTTTGAAagggaaaaacactttccacaaacgtaACAACTGAATGGCCTCTCGTTTGTGTGCACGAATGAATGCCTCTTGAGATCGTTGGACCTTGAAAAGCACTTTCCACAAacgtcacaactgaatggttTCTCGCCTGAGTGAACGCGTGAATGCTTTTCGAAATCCCCCGATcttgaaaaacactttccacacacatcacaactgaatggccTCTCGTTTGTGTGCATGACTGAATGCCTCTTGAGATCGTTGGACTTTGAAAAGCACTTTCCACAAACGTCACAACAGAATGGTTTCTCGCTGCTGTGAAAGCGTGAATGCATATACAAATGTGCGGAGCACGAAAAACTCTTTCCACACACGTCACAAGTGAATGGCTTCTGGCCAGTGTGCACCACTGAATGATCTCTAAGAAATTCAGATGTTGCAAAACACTTCCCACACACATCACAACGGAATGGCTTCTGGCCAATGTGCACGCGTGAATGCCTGTCGAGATGTGCCAAGCGCGAAAAACTCTTTCCACACACGTCACAACAGAATGGTTTCACGCCTGTGTGCACGCGTGAATGCCTGTCCAGATTTCCCAATTGCAAAAAACTCTTTCCACAtacatcacaactgaatggccTCGCGTTTGTGTGCATATCTGAATGCCTCTTGAGGCAGCTGGCCCTTGTAAAGCACTTTCCACAAacgtcacaactgaatggtttctcgcctgtgtgcatgCGTGAATGTGACTCGAGATTTCCCAATTGCAAAAAACTCTTTCCACACACTTCACAACTGAATGGCCTGGCGTTTGTGTGCACGAGTGAATGCCTCTTGAGATCGCTGGACCTTGTAAAGTACTTTCCACAAACGTCACAACCGAATGGTTTCTTGCCCGAGTGAACGCGTGAATGCATTTCGAAATCCCACGATcgggaaaaacactttccacacacatcacaactgaatggccTCTCGTTTCTGTGCACGAGTGAATGCCGCTTGAGATCGTAGGACTTTGAAAAGCACTTTTCACAAacgtcacaactgaatggttTCTCGCTTGAGTGAACGGGTGAATGCTTTTCGAAATCCCGCGATcgtgaaaaacactttccactcACATCGTCATTGAATTCCTTGTGACATTTGTGTACGTGGTAATGGCTTTTGAGTCTTGCAAACTCGAGAAAAGACATTCCGCAAATGTCACAATCGTATTTCTTGCCGTCgtactcttcaggaatattttcgcaaaattttgcacCTCCACTATTATGGCAAACTGAAACACTAAAAATTGTAAGTGTCATTAGTGGAAAGAATGTCtagactttcaatgaagaaatatatgtccgataagaataataatatcgGAGAAATTGATAAAGGACTTTCACCTTCAGTTACATTTTGTACAGattatctttaaaaaattaagcagtaatagtaattataataatcataacagcaataatgatagtaataacaataatttttcatgtaattattaatatttatgtggtGGACAACAGACACTGGACAACAGAAGTCCaagacagtgatacaattaacacaattaaataaacaactatggtacaaattaaataataataataataataataataataataataataataaatgcagtgCTAATGGTGGTACTGGTAGTAGTAATATCTGTAGTATTagcaccaaataataataataataataataataataataataataataataataatagtacagaaGCTTAACGTTTTACATATCGAAAGGGGGAAACacatttaacaaaattaattcagaaatTCAGTAGGCATCTCAGACCCAGAAACTGCTATCCACTCAATCACTAATGCTACTCGTCATGCTTCCATAGAAATATATATCTATCACCACAGTCTCCATCAGGACAAATCACAAGGTAAAATAACCCCATTGCAACAGATCCATAACCACTGCCAAATTCTTTGGCACTAGAATGGATATAAACTAGGTAAGGGAGTTTTGGTCCAGTCATTGAGCCGGGAGAAGGGACGCAAGCGTTATAACATGCGAAATGCATGCAGTCAGATAGACAGACCTACTGAAAATATGGAACGAAGATCAACTTCTGATTTTTGCTTAAGGGTTTTGTTTCctggtattatttttatttttatacattacacGATATTAACAATACATCCTTggaacattttattacatttttttctgtttcaaaagTCAATTACagcatttattttctctttaatgCTATAATCTAAAATGCAGCAAAGGAATTATTGAATTAAATCACTAATACATATAAGAAGTTATAATAGTCCTTTTATGAAAACAAAGTAGAACAACAAGAAAAATTCTGCAGAAATGAATATTAGAATATTatgcagaaaatatgaaaaaatatgttttaattttcgCATTAAATCCaatataatattacagaaataatattaacagaaCTAATACATTTACACTAGTAATgtgtcaatattttatttataatgcaGGAACGTTCTTCCTACAAAACAAAAGGTTATTTATATAACATGAGGATGTACGACAACCCAGAAGAACGAGCACTAAATTATAGGTGCACAGCTGTGAGTGTTGCAAGTACACAAAATGTCAACAATGCTCTATTTAAGGTTATGATGGAGTGGGGAATTCACACCATCACAATGTTGCAACGCACGCCTTACTGGGATATGGGGGAATGCATTTTCATGTAGAGATATGCAGAGTGCATGTGGGCAAAAATATGGCGCTATAAAACCAACAAGCATCTGTTCGAAATAAAGCACAACTTTGATTATTACAGGTCCACAAATTGTCAACACGGCACTACTTAAGGATATGAAAGAGTGAGGTAAGAGCATTCATGCCGTTAAATTAGTGCAGATTTAAAACGAAGTGCGGGACTATTGCCTGCTATGCGCCTTCTCCTGGtttaaccaataaaaaaaaaaaaaaacaccacattgttcgaaaaaagaaacagtaaacacaaataataatgtAGTGGCACAAGGAATGCAGCACAAACGTCGGACGACTGTAGTCCTGAACACAACAGAGGGATCAGAGAGAACATGAGTTGCAACTTTCTGCCTCAGCACTGATCATTATTGCCTCGGGAAATATCTTCACCACTTTGGAATACTGCCAGCACCAACCTGCATCTTGCGCAATTCCAAAGAAGACATGGACAGACAACATCTACATCTACATACATGCCAAGATCAGCAAAGGAGttgagataatagaaagagatgaGTAAAATGATGGGTGAAATGAGACAATAATTCCTAAGCAATATTCTCGCCATCagattaatggtaataataaaaagataataattgtaacatcaataaaaaaataatagtaccggtagtaataataatatttatgttcttttttgtacttattgaaatattaaatgtacaatcAGTGATCAGGCACCATAAATATGCATAGAAACGTCCAGTGTGCTGATGTGGTGATTCACAAAGTatcaaaacaaagaaaatatataggcctatcagtcTGCGTGTGCAGGCATTGGGAAGAAAGTTTGTCAGTAAAGCAAAACTTTACAAATTGTGGTGAAGCAACTGCAATATTCTAAGACATATACCATACACGGAATAACTCACCACATGAGTTACTAAAGACCTACCTCCTAGGGAAGACTTTTGCTCTTAGTGGGACGTAACAggctattcttattcttattatattaATATGATAATCAAGAGACACGGACCAATATCAGAGCAGCACAATAAACTCAAGAGTATTACGGAATTAGAAATTCaacagaattaaaatttacaacaataataataatattactaaatccCAAAATTTAAATCGACACAGATACACTAATTTCTTTGTTAGAACTCAGGATCTGTGATGGACATGCTGCAGAGAAGTAGGACTCACTTCCTTCAAAGCTATACACAAGAGCCTACTAGAACTGCCGGATCAAACCTGAGAAAACAACAGGAACTATATTTCCTGAGTACATTCCATTAGTCAATGAAAATGATCAGCGAACTGTTCTCCATTAAATGTGAAAAGTTAAAGGCAGGTCTATGCCTTGGTATTTTCTTTGACAGCAGCAACATCAGCTCCACTAGTTGGCAGTtgtatagggaagaccaggtaacttgataccctaagggtgaaacctaaccatttttcccccattactacaaatgctagtggattatggtgattttctagtttgaaggttgaattttcttttgccaacttcgtttcgaatttcgatactgacaaatactataaatggtaatgattttgtaactggtatgttggcagctgaggcaaatatcgacaatatttgccggtactggagttccatgaaattaaaattgtactagatttctcagccggttactggaagatagtgaaattcgaacttattaataattaattaatattagtattaatattaatacataatagttatgttatgtgttgcgttgtggttataattcaagaatagtcagataagtacgaatgaatataatatacttgggcgtgataatgcacgtgggtaatggatataaatattatttcaaattttaatgaatttctttcgtgtttagatttttattactatgtcaaaaaaatgaaatag
Proteins encoded in this window:
- the LOC138692808 gene encoding zinc finger protein 235-like isoform X1 → MDVIKLEPGSDLMGIQSSGIADIEGKKPLSEEGNLLELDHLKIKTECIDHRYDMKSEIICEESAVPFDSPMPKSEAEEQFCELDQVKEVKLEVTADENEVLTESVSVCHNSGGAKFCENIPEEYDGKKYDCDICGMSFLEFARLKSHYHVHKCHKEFNDDVSGKCFSRSRDFEKHSPVHSSEKPFSCDVCEKCFSKSYDLKRHSLVHRNERPFSCDVCGKCFSRSWDFEMHSRVHSGKKPFGCDVCGKYFTRSSDLKRHSLVHTNARPFSCEVCGKSFLQLGNLESHSRMHTGEKPFSCDVCGKCFTRASCLKRHSDMHTNARPFSCDVCGKSFLQLGNLDRHSRVHTGVKPFCCDVCGKSFSRLAHLDRHSRVHIGQKPFRCDVCGKCFATSEFLRDHSVVHTGQKPFTCDVCGKSFSCSAHLYMHSRFHSSEKPFCCDVCGKCFSKSNDLKRHSVMHTNERPFSCDVCGKCFSRSGDFEKHSRVHSGEKPFSCDVCGKCFSRSNDLKRHSFVHTNERPFSCYVCGKCFSLSKYLNRHSRVH